The following coding sequences are from one Humulus lupulus chromosome X, drHumLupu1.1, whole genome shotgun sequence window:
- the LOC133803255 gene encoding protein TRIGALACTOSYLDIACYLGLYCEROL 5, chloroplastic → MVLTNFNGAGVGFGFGIGCGFGVGWGFGGTPLNVLGVGVGGGCGIGLGLGWGFGTAFGSQYRSSNLTFQGIEFGHKEHDHGGEMKGSPNGTQEACTSQ, encoded by the exons ATGGTGCTGACAAATTTCAACGGTGCTGGTGTTGGATTTG GATTCGGCATCGGTTGTGGCTTTGGCGTAGGTTGGGGCTTCGGAG GCACACCTTTGAATGTCTTGGGTGTTGGTGTTG GTGGAGGTTGCGGGATTGGACTCGGTCTTGGATGGGGCTTTGGCACTGCCTTTGGAAGCCAGTATCGGTCATCCAATCTCACATTCCAGGGAATAGAATTTGGGCACAAGGAGCACGATCATGGTGGAGAAATGAAAGGTTCGCCAAATGGTACCCAGGAAGCTTGTACTTCACAATAG